The DNA region CGTGAGGAGCATCCCGAGATGCATCCCTGCGAAAAGCGAGGCGAGCGCCGTCCGGAGACGCCCCGTCAGCAAGAGCAACAGCGGTGAAACGACGACCATCCCCAGCCAGAGCAGGTCGAACGTGTGAAGCAGCGCGGGGTACTGCGAGAGCGTGTCGCCGAGCAAGATCGTGAACTGCTGGAGGCTCAGGATGTACCGAACCGCCTCGCCGTCGAGCCAGAGGTCGCCTCTGAGTTTGAACACCGCGTTGACCGCGTAGACGAGGACGGCCTGAATCAGAAGCGCCGCGGAGGCGAGACCCGCGACTCGCTCCCTCGGAGCGCCGGGGCGGCGACGCGCGTCGAGCGACCAGCGTTCGCTCAGCGGGAGGAAGAGGCTCCAGAAGAGCAGTCGCCGGAGCATCGAATCGCCGCCGTTCAGCACGTCCGGGTTCCGCCCGTGCAACGACACGAGGAGAACGACAGAGAGCAGCGCCGCGGTTCGCGTCCGATAGCCGAGAAGCAGCGAGAGCGCGCAGAGACCGGCGAGGTGAAACAGCAGCACCTGAAACCACGCGTCGCCCGAGAGGGTGTGAAACGAGAGCTGCGAGAGCGTCGGATACCGGTCGTACAGGAGCGTCCGCGGGAACACACCGGAATCGGTGTAGAAGGCTTCGAGGTGTCGCGCGCGGAGGAGCAAGTCGGTGACCAACAGCAGGCCGAGCGAGATCCGAAACGTCGCTAGCGCTCGGGTGTCGACACCGAAACGGGCCGCGAGGGCGGTGGAGAGACGAGCGCGAAGGCTCGTCGCGGATGGAGGACTACCCGTCTCGCTCATCAGGTCGGAGTCACGACGAGTCGTCGTATTCAATCATTCCATCGACGGCGGAGAGAGCCGAGAGAGTCGTCGTTCAGTCGTCGTCCGCGGGCGGTGCACGCGCTTCTCCGAACGCGCGGGCGGCGTCGCGGACGCGAGCGCCGAGACCCGGCGTCTCGTCGAGATCGACGGGACCGTGCTCGCGAATCTCGTCGAGGCTGCGCGGGAACTCCCGGAGGTCGTAGTGGATACCGATACCCGCGTTCGCGCCCTCGCCCATCGCGACGGGGACCTGATTGTGTCCGGGCGTGACGTCGCCGACGGCGACGACGCCCTCGACGCTCGTCCGGCCGTGGTCGTCGACGGCGACGGTGCCGTCGTCGGTGAGTTCGCAGCCGAGCTGTTCGGCGAGGTCGGTGTTGTAGTTCGAGCCGTACATCGGGAAGCCGCCGCGGTACTCGCGGAACTCGCCGTCGTCGAACTCGAACCCCTCCAGCCAGCCGTCGTCGCCCTTCTGCATACCGGTGATCTCGGCATCGACGATGTCGACGGGATGTCCTAGGAGGCGCTCGTCGGTCTCGTCGCTCCACTCGGGGTCGTCGCCGCGGAGCAGGAGGTCCACCTCGTCGGTGAAGTTGAGCATGATCATCGCGACGTGGGCGGCGCTCTCGCCGTTACCCATCACGTACACCGGCCGATCGACGAACATGTACGCGTCGCAGTGTAGGCAGTAGTGCAAGCCCTTGCCCGTCCGCGGCAGCGGCGGGTCCGGGCGCTCGTCGGAGAACCCGGTCGCGAGCACGACGCGCCGGGCGAGGAACTCGTCCTCGTTGCCGAGGAGGCGGAACCGGCCGTCGTCGTTCTGTTCGGCCTCGGTTATCAGGTCGCGGTGGAACTCCGCGCCGTACTCTTTGACCTGTTCGCGGGCGGTCTCCAGAAACTCGTTACCCGAGACGTCCTCGGTGACGCCGATGACGTTGTGCGTGTCGACCATCATCGCGGCGCGGCCGCCGCCGCGGTCGACGACCGCCGTGTCGTGACCGAGTCGGGTCGTGTACAGCGCCGTCGAGAGTCCGGCGGGGCCGCCGCCGACGACGACGACATCGTACGATTCTGTCGTCCGACTCGACGCGTCTTGCTCGTCGCCTGCTGAAGTCTCGCTCATTGCCAGCCTGTTGGAACGGCCCTCGTTTAAGAATGTAGCTCGCGTGCGACGGGAGCGCCCGCCCGTGACAGAGTGACATGCGTACAGGGACGCTACCGGCGTCGACACTGTCGGACTCGGTGCTCACACCACGACGGCGTAGCAGTTGCCGCTGGAGACGAACACGTCGACGGGCGTGAGGTCGCTCGAACCGAGGTCGTCGCGGAACTCGTCGGGGTCGTAGATGTGGTAGAACCGGGGAACTCGCTCGCCGCCCGGCAGCGTCCAGTCGACGGTCGTGTCGAACCCCGCCGTCTCCTCGAACGTGCTGTGCTCGGTACTCCAGGCGCTCACCAGCGCGCGGCCACCGGGTCGCAGCACCCG from Haloprofundus halobius includes:
- a CDS encoding HTTM domain-containing protein → MSETGSPPSATSLRARLSTALAARFGVDTRALATFRISLGLLLVTDLLLRARHLEAFYTDSGVFPRTLLYDRYPTLSQLSFHTLSGDAWFQVLLFHLAGLCALSLLLGYRTRTAALLSVVLLVSLHGRNPDVLNGGDSMLRRLLFWSLFLPLSERWSLDARRRPGAPRERVAGLASAALLIQAVLVYAVNAVFKLRGDLWLDGEAVRYILSLQQFTILLGDTLSQYPALLHTFDLLWLGMVVVSPLLLLLTGRLRTALASLFAGMHLGMLLTMRIGLFPLVSITALLVFLPPSVWEWLAARLSGPIESVATRLGASARVARFKPGDTPCPSASRRLTALRRWTSRVSPAVVGALLALILVWNAMAVGFVSMPGEGEPSLDPADHTWNMFAPHPPTTDGWYVAPGELRSGERVDAYYLSSPVGDEPPDTMERYPSSRWRKYLVDAKWSGDETIQREFAGYLCERWSEEREGELRNVTVSYVEEPTRFDGPESTEHVELLRYNCSSGR
- a CDS encoding NAD(P)/FAD-dependent oxidoreductase, translated to MSETSAGDEQDASSRTTESYDVVVVGGGPAGLSTALYTTRLGHDTAVVDRGGGRAAMMVDTHNVIGVTEDVSGNEFLETAREQVKEYGAEFHRDLITEAEQNDDGRFRLLGNEDEFLARRVVLATGFSDERPDPPLPRTGKGLHYCLHCDAYMFVDRPVYVMGNGESAAHVAMIMLNFTDEVDLLLRGDDPEWSDETDERLLGHPVDIVDAEITGMQKGDDGWLEGFEFDDGEFREYRGGFPMYGSNYNTDLAEQLGCELTDDGTVAVDDHGRTSVEGVVAVGDVTPGHNQVPVAMGEGANAGIGIHYDLREFPRSLDEIREHGPVDLDETPGLGARVRDAARAFGEARAPPADDD